The DNA sequence TGAGAACACGAAGAGTTCTGTCAGGCACTTTTCTGTGTGATAAAGACTTGTAAGGTAGAGCGGCTGCAGTAATCATACAGCTTGACATTTGTGAAATGTATTCAACTTGAAAAACGTTTTGTCCTTCATTTgacaaaggaaagaaaaagttgaagtcagaAAACTGTTATAAATAAATTGTTGATTTCCTGACAAAAAACTCACTGCcacctgttttgataacaagaTAAATtggtttcagtatttttttactttaaaaaaaggaggaagTCTCTGATTCATGCTTCTTAATTGGAATATTTTCTGGTCTTTGAGTTTCTggcaaaaacaagatatttgaggACATCATGGTGGGGGGAAACAGCAGGTCTGACTCAAACTTGCCAACACCTTTAAAGCTCACTAacaagggctgtttccactaccgggcaatacccggaatgaggcgggtctcactcgccgaaacgcccctaatttgaatacgagcagtccggagccggcttttgtcgggacttttttcgtccctgtcgaagagcagggcctttttttccccctgaaaacagcctggttgctgattggatagatcgctaagcaggatgtgccatagtactcgacgccacagcAACACGccccatttgtaaaagccagcgaagcagtgttgccaactaatcgactttgttgctataattagcaactcttaacgagctgcggccggcggctcgttaagaggagtaagaTCGAGTGGAAGCGGCAcaatcctcctgcagcagtctctcccagcttgTTGAACTGAGACATGATGcagggttttgtttgtttgcagctGTGTGGCTAGAAGGAGCTAACCTCCGGGTGGCATGCTTCTCCATCTGGCTGGTGGCTGTCGTTTGGTCCAGCTTCCCTCTGTTCGGCTGGGGCGAGTACGTCCCAGAGCCGTACGGCTTGTCCTGCACCATCGCCTGGAGAGGTTATCACACCTCGGCCAAGGACGCCTTCTACGTCATCTTCTCCTTCGCCTTCTTCACAATGGTCCCAGTGCTCCTCATCGTGGTGTCCCAGTGTCAGATCATCTACAAGGTGTCCCGCTTCTCCTACTCGCTGTCTGTGAGGGGGATCCCCAACAACCTGCGACACACTGAAAAACGACTCTCAATGGTGAGCAAACACCAAGAGCAGTGAGTACCTGAAATCAAGACATAAAGACCTTTCAGACTGTGTTTCAAGCCGCAAAATTTACGCCTCCATGACATTTCGCCTTCAGTTTAAATGTTCCAGAGGTGTAATGGGGACCTTGTGATCCTGGCCTTGTACCGCTTTcggaggtagtaacagaggcgtTAAATTGGCGAGACTGTTTCGCAACTGGATCAATGTGAACCAGCAAGACGAAAAAGAAAGGTGACACAAGGGACTCGAGGCAATATCCAATACCCACTGCACGATTTtttttagaagaagaagaaggtttaGATGCATGGAGAGTAACTAatgattattgtcattattaattaatctgCAGATTCTTTTTGGagtaatcgattaatcgtttggtCTAAATGCCATAAAATGgggaaaaatgtccatcccagtttTTCAAACTACAAGGTGATGCCTTTATAGTCATTTaaagatatttagtttaatagaCAGCAAACAGCATATTTTGCATATAAGTGCATTGACTCAAGTACTGTAGttaattacaattttgaggtccattatgtaactttatatttcttactccactacattgagttgcagctttagttacttttcaggtcaagttttaacataaaaacatgataaatttaaagtgaccTCATAGCaatgtattaagtagttaaaatgagccctatctttatttatttatgttccataaatgcatcaataatacaaAAGCAATAATATAATTAgagtatataaaacaatataagaGGGGCCATTCTGTATAAcaagttcttttacttttggtactttaagtacattttgatgctgatacttctgtacttttactaagttttgaatgcaggatttttacttgtagtggagttatttcacagtgtcGTATTAGTACTTTTCCTGAAGTTTGTAcgctttccaccactgactataACAATTACTTTTCTGCCAATTGACTAATTGATTAGTCGATTAATCGTTGCAGCTCTAATGGAGGGTTCACATTATTCAGTGCTTGGCTGAGAAAGAGCAAAGGAATGTTTGGAGGAAGCTGGAACAAAAAACATTGCAGTTCTGGTtaagaaaaacagaacaaaacaatcaagtTGAGGTTGATAAGAGACTATATGGATATGGAGGATATGAATCTCAGGCTGTGGTGACTCAGCCAGACACCTTTGTGCATGCTAAGTATCTGCTTCAGACTTTATTCAGAGCTATGAAACATCCTCATATGCTATCGAAAAGGaacattttaagtaatttgaaCACGTGGCCGATACTTTTCTAAGATGACAGCTGCGAGtgtttttctacagtttcttAGGAAACAAGGTCTACAGCCTTCTGTTGCCGTTCTGCATCACAAGGAATGATTCATTAAGTTTCTATTTTTAACAGCGCTGATATATTTCCAGTGTAGTAATCTTCTGTTATGTGTTACTTCCTCTTCCAGATGTTCTGCTGCATCAGCCTGGGGTTTGTGATTGCCTGGGCGCCGTACGCCATTGTGTCCTTCCTCTTCATTTTCCATAAGGAGAACCAGTACATGGCTCCCGAGGGCTTCGTGTTCCCCGCCCTCTTCGCCAAAAGCTCCCACGTCTACAACCCGTTCATCTATTTCTACTTCAACACCAATTTCCAGCAAGAGCTTCGCTGCCTGCTCCGATCTTTCTGTCCCAGGCTGGAAGGAAACCGAGTTGGCGTCCACATGTCGATGCCGCACCAATTCCCCATCCACATTCAGCTCCAGGAGAGAGGCTGCGTCCAGAAGAACAACTTTGTTTTGTCTAAGGACAGAACTCACAACAAGAACAAGAGCAAATCAACGCACACCAGCAGCAACCGTGTCCTCGGCAGGCCGGTGTACACCTGCTGGGGGTCCACGTCAAAGAATTCCCCTGAAGccttggagaaaaaaatcaccaagAACTCCCTCCCTGACTCTATATGAACAATCAGCGTTTATGTTAAATCTGTGATTTAAAGGCAGCGTGGTTAACAACAACCAAGAAGTCTGTACTGTCTGTCCTGTTGCTGAGTTTGCGAATTAACGATTGTTACGAAGTGTTTCCCATCTGCTAAAAAGCCTGTTAAATCCTTAAATCACATACTCTCAATAGTCACGTTTCCATTTACAAATTCCTCTGTGCATTTTGGAAGATtggcatgagaaaagcttgatagaAACGCCAACATTTTATAAGACTTTCAAAGATGTGCATTAATGTTTTTACGCTTTTTacacttgaggtggtttttgtcttctccgaaaaatagttaatgggCTAAACGGGAGATTGAAACGCAAATAAATTGTGAAGTAGTTAACATTGAACTCTGatctgactgatcagctgttagACGAGCTGACattaaagaacaattataagttgcccaattgaatctaaaTCCTGAGgtcatattttctctcatgggtggccaaagttgtccgattagcaaactagaaattattttttcgttcttgctcaatctctacttcttctactggtTACTGACGGATTAAtccacagcaatacattacacatCTTCTGACCAGAgtgtgtttatgcagctttgtttatttgctctgaacCAGTTGATGGCTGCGTCcataatttgtattttctttaaagcGACATTTCAAACGTTCGCATCAAAATTCGATTCAACTTTagtaatggaaacacagctaaatCTCGTCCTTTTGTTGTCAAAGCTTAAGTTAAAATTTTCGTCTGAGCTGGTGCCTAATATTAAACCAGTTCTTTGTGTTTCAACTGCTAAAGAACCAGGAAatctggttccagagcggcaccgaCTCTGGTCTTGAACCATGAACTGCTTACATCAAGGGCTGGGGGTGGGATTATCGTGACCAACAAGAACAAAAACGtgtctcttttattttatttgtttaactgcaatgtgattgataagggctagcattagcgggctagcatTAGTGGGCTAGCGTCGAAAAGGGGTGATAGTGGTGTAATAGTGTCAAATGCTTTAGCTTAACTTACAGAAATGTTTCAGGATCGCACAGTTTTCCCCATTGTAACTGctgatgtttcatgtctgtatCAGTCTGTATCCATGTTTGTCGCCTTGAAACTCGTTATTTTTCACTGGTTCTTCAGCTTGTAAAAACTTAGCTATGGGTTCTTTAACCTGTTGGTAGTGTATTTCACCACAGAGCAGTGTTTggacatttttctgtcatttgctAAGAAATGACAGGAAggctcattcattcattcattcattcattcaatataaAGCCAATGGAGAGAGATTTATTGTTTCCACTCTGGTGGGGTTGGGGCTTAGGTGTGCTCTGTCTCTATTCAAAGATGCAAATTTGCTTAACAACCAGAAGTGTCCTTTTATTTGCCCCTTTGCCCAAATTGAATGGAAGTCTGCTTTTAACTGCAGAGCTTTGGATTAGAAAAGACATAATGTTCTGTCTGATGTTTATGTTTCCATTTAGACCTGAACACATTTAACTATATCTGTGGTTTAATGGACCTTAATTGCTTTTATTTCCCATGAATGTACATTTAACCGTCTGCTGGTCTAATCTCTGAtgttccagtcacacacattaTGCAggattttaaatgtcttgtctGCTTTCAGCGTACAGATATTAACAGAAAGTTGAGCGTTGAATTTGTCCTTGTAgtgttctttctctctgtggccctaaatactttatatttctaaCACAGATGTCTCTTGTGACATTGTAATAATATCAAAATTGTGTTTCAGTAATGTACAGTGATTGAAAATCCTGCAAAAAAGGATGTATAGAAAATTTATCAAAACAACACTGCAGTATGCTAAGAAACcgttcaaatcaaataaattgtaAACGGCACTAGTTTCTGATTGTAGATATTTGATGTTCAACATGCATAAAATATTCTGTCATTTGTATTCAGTCTGCGGTCCCATTCTCTGCTGGTTCAACAGTTGTGTTGAAGGAAAGAAATAAAATCCCCTGACACACCAGAATCCCTCTCAATTTTTTAATGCTCAGCCGGAGCAGTTTAACAGCTTCATGCATGTTAATGAGAGACTCATTCATTTGTCTGGCGCTCTCACTGTTAAATAAGCTCCTTGAAGTCGTTTAAGGTGGCAATTAGACCTTAACAGAGTGCTATTCTACATGTGTGCAGAGGGAAAAGGTTTAAACAGATATCTGAATTGTGATAACTGTCCTTTATTTTCAGTGGACTAGTTAATTTGAGGCTGCTATATAAATATTCTTGTAGGCCTACTAATGATAGGACTTAATGCAATGTTTCAGCCTTAGTGATAAACCCACACAGAATCATCACCTGACACCTCACTTCGTTTTATGACCCTCAACGTTATTTTCTTGATTCACAAGCATTGCCCTCATAGCATTATTTAAAGGTCATAATATGCAGAATATTCTGACTAAACTGACTTGTTTTTGTGACCAGTGGAGTCGCCATCTGCTGGCCGTTAGAATGAATGCAAGGTGAAGCAACTTCCGCACTGGCTTCACTTTGCAGGCGGAGAGGTTGCCTCTTGTTGATGCTACACATCGAAAATAACTCTGTATATGTTGCCAGATTTGTCAATATTTAGCTCAATTTAGCGTCTTTAAGATAGACTTTGTTGGAAAAGAATAATTGGCTTTGGTTGGTTGAACAGGTCTTTGCCCTGGTTTGTCATAGTGTTGGTGTTACTCAAATAATTTTTTGGTTAataatcacgtttttgaaccaACCTGGCAACACCACAGTAACTTAAACACCATGGTAACAAGCTAAACGGCTGTTTGACCGGGCCGGAAGTTTGTACCTGGTCACGTCAAGTAACGTAACATTAGTAGCAAAAACAACACCGACACACCGTTTGATAATACgatatatatgataatataatccaaaacacaatatttactCTCAGTGGtttcaaaatattaatgtttcaaaatacaaaaaagggaaaaaaatacacatagcGAATTGTAACTTATGACCAAGCTCACTTAAAGTTAGTATAACGTTAAAATCACGCCACACCAGTGATAACAGTGGATATTAATATTACTAATTACTTGCTAAATAAGttaaaattaaatgcaaaattaaaatTGACCAAGGCCAAGAATCAGTGGTGAGCAGTAAATCATTGAAGACCTTAAAGTCATTTCTGTGGTGTCAAATCCTGATTTAAATTGCTCAGATATATTACTTATATACATGTGAGAGGTTCATTTAGGAGCAAAAGACGATGAAGAAATTTAGACaacaaattaaaagtaaaaaaattggTGTAAAATTGGTTAAAATGATTGAGGGACCAAAGCGTGACGATGAACATCCTGTTAATAGATACAGTGTCATACTGTTCCTGTTTACGGTCTGTAAAGATGAGCAGGGAGATGTTTAGCCAGGCTTTGTGCGACAGATTATGTAACCTCTTGACAATAGGCTGCATTGATGTGTTTTCTCCATAACTGAACTGTCAACAAGACATAATTGCATTTTCCCTGTAAGAACTCCACCACGGGATTTCATCAGGAACATTACCATGCGGACAGacattcaacaaaataaaaaaacacagtataaAGGAAGGATAGAATACTAACGTTGTCAGGTTGTCAAGCTGTAAGAGGCTGGCATCTTAATTACTTTCTACTGCAAGTCAAACACACTCATCCCTACAAAACAGGGAGCTGTTTTGAAAGTAGATCTATTAAATACAATGTGAAATGATAAATTGCAGTTGAATGAAAAGTCTCCCATTGCCACCGCCAGACAAACCAATCATGAAAACAAGTGACCTACTATGAAGTGGCTCCACGCTGAGCTTTTGACAACTGGATGAAAACCATTGACTTTAACTAAATGGAGTCCTCCAGGACCAGAGCCAACTCAAAACATTAATAACAAAAGAGCAaaagtcctgtttgtttgtttgtttgttttaatgtccCCCTGCTGACAAGCTATTTCTGGAGATTGAATGTTTCGTCCAAATAGCTGCAGGTCAGGTGCAGTAGAGGCCTTGAATTTCCCACAAATATAGTTACTTGTTCAGCTGTGACACAATTGGTCGTTTTGATTCGAAGACAGCTACTGCAGCTgttggctgtttttttgttagttATTTAACCCACCTGAGCTTTTGTCTATTTTGCCTatttctgcctgtatataccacttAAAAATAATATGGTGACCTCTATGacctaataattattttttcactttgactaaCTGGATTGACATTTTAAACCccgaaaaacacaaaacaaacctcTATGAATTGTGTTTTTCCTCAAATTTTGAACACCTTTATGCTCAATGAAAATGAGGATGACTTCTAGttctataattttttttaaccaaatatattttactgtatcTCATCctttcatcatcaaacaaagacTGGCTTGGAGTTTTAAgccagtactttagagggaagttgattttatgttgtgacgtcatgaacaAGTCATGTGAATTGATCacggtgactccagagggttaaagctaaTGGTAGTTTTGATGACctgaaatgataaataatgaaGCAAATGCATTATGTTCTTAGAGAAATTTATACAAATTGAAAGATTACAGAGGAACATgattcaaagaaaaacaaaacaatcgtGGAGCCAAACTAGCATCTCATAACAACACCCAATTATAACACAGATGAAATTGGAGGTCAGGAGTTTGTTTAAGATCTTGTGGAGCTGCAAATCTAGCACCACACAGGACTCCACATTGCATCCGCCTGTGTTTCCTCTCTGCCCGGCTAATGGTCTCTGAGCCTCTGCTGAGCAGGTAAACTCTGCTCCAGGTAGAGCTCGACTCTCCGGGGAGAGTGGGAGAGAGGGATTTTCTGTCTAACTGCACATAATCTTGAACATTTTCATTGCTGTTTTTAGTAAATCATGCACCACTTGCACAAGATAAAAATCTCGTGGCCAGTAAATATACAAATCAATTTTAATCACAGACCCCTTTCATTTCTTGTGCTTCCGATGCACGGGAGCACCAGTTGAgactacactgtaacaaattgctgtaagaaaacagccaaattgtgacagtaacaaactgttttccattaaaaaggtattatactgtagaaaacaatgcattctgggcaaaaTTTGTAGGTGGCTTGCcttttcccataaaatatatgatatatatgtgatattttctaagtctcttcttgtatacatttttaatggctgtattttacttaactaactcattcagtatatggtatattaaaattactgaggttacagtgaagacatcgcttaattcgtagtaattggctttcagacagtaatatgctctatttacaaaaaatgactacattacatactgcaacaatatttccACTAGCtgcagcactatactgtgttttagtctactctaaaaatcaatgaaatgcaggattgttCTGTAAtccagtatgtggttttatcacagtaacatagtgtaaagtagataacagtgagggaactttaaaattaacagtagaatgctgacaaccctgctgccagtattttactgttaatttacaagacaattgtttacagtgtattagCGATGTCaatcaatttatttatattctttcTCAAACGCTGTGATTCTTTTTGCCTCTGTATCCCATCTGCTTCATAAACTCTGTTATAAAGAAAATATCAGTTGCTGTTCTTTTTTGCTTGTCTTCATCGTCATGTCAGACTTTTTCAGTCTTCATTGTTCAGGAGATTTTTATTGAGGAGCCAAAATTATCCGCAGAGGTCTCCTCTCCAAAAACAACAGACTTGGTGACTAAAACcgttaaaaagacagaataaagacgATTTGAGTTAAAAATCAGTCTTTCTTCCATGCTATTCAGTGGACAAAGGACGTTCTTCAGCAGCTTTAAACCGATCTGTTTGTTCAGCTTGTTCATCTAATAATTCACAGGTTTAAAATACCCCATAACCCCTGCATTTCACTCTCTTTGTTCTGCATATTTTCATATTGTGAGAAGTGGATGAGGAGGTGTGTCTATTAACCGGCTCTGATTGGTCCTGCTGGGTCAAAGATTCAGAGCAGCTCTGTTGTTGCAGTGTGCTACTttactcttttaaaaaaaactttatctcCATGTCTCCGTACAGATATCTTCTACTCAACAAATGCCACTATAAAAACACCACAAGATCACAAAAGCTACCTATCTGAAAAGAGAGACAGTTTCCTGGAAAGTTTACCACAAcggttttattgaaaaatacactTCACACATTGAAAATAACGCTTTTTTTGTTAGTTCTTTTCTAGTCTTAACAATATATTTGACCTCAGCTAAACAATAAACTAGCCTTCAAatttaaaagtacatctgtgtgtgtgtgtgtgtgtgtgtgtgtgtgtgtgcagctattCATGTCTGCACCGGGGGGATGGGGTGAATCTGTGAGACCCTGTTTTTCAGGGGAACTGGCAGTCACGGCATCTCACCCTCGTTAGCCTGGAAATGGGGACGAGGAGGCTGGTCCTGAAGGGATGCGTGGTgatctcattattattattattattatggcgagggagggagagatgggTACAGTTTTAGGGGGGGCTGGGGATCACAGTGGCACTGTGGGTCCAGGTCAGGCACAAAACCCCCCTCTCCTGCTATTTTGTGTGCCAGCTGGGCCTCCATTGTTGAAACCCT is a window from the Centropristis striata isolate RG_2023a ecotype Rhode Island chromosome 18, C.striata_1.0, whole genome shotgun sequence genome containing:
- the opn8c gene encoding opsin 8, group member c, with the protein product MTLNSSEDSPSFSVFSSKLSPSADICVGLAILSVVLLSVLGNGLVLVICYRRRKKMVGSELLCVNLAVVDFLCCICFYPLSIMSSFSHAWLGDTTTCVYYGLGCYIFGLCGMFTIAAISIIRYLKTCYSLVYAVWLEGANLRVACFSIWLVAVVWSSFPLFGWGEYVPEPYGLSCTIAWRGYHTSAKDAFYVIFSFAFFTMVPVLLIVVSQCQIIYKVSRFSYSLSVRGIPNNLRHTEKRLSMMFCCISLGFVIAWAPYAIVSFLFIFHKENQYMAPEGFVFPALFAKSSHVYNPFIYFYFNTNFQQELRCLLRSFCPRLEGNRVGVHMSMPHQFPIHIQLQERGCVQKNNFVLSKDRTHNKNKSKSTHTSSNRVLGRPVYTCWGSTSKNSPEALEKKITKNSLPDSI